In one window of Triticum urartu cultivar G1812 unplaced genomic scaffold, Tu2.1 TuUngrouped_contig_6415, whole genome shotgun sequence DNA:
- the LOC125530581 gene encoding benzyl alcohol O-benzoyltransferase-like, which translates to MSLSLRVQRKAVEPVRPAGPTPRELKRLSDIDDQDGLRFHNPIIQFYSRDASMSSRDPVVVVRDAVAKALVHYYPFAGRLRELEGRKLAVDYTGEGVLFIEANADVRLEHFGDALQPPFPGLEELIFDVPGSSEGLGTPLLLFQVTRLACGGFILEVRMMHTMADAPGMVQFPAA; encoded by the exons GGCGGTAGAGCCGGTGAGGCCGGCGGGGCCGACACCGCGGGAGCTGAAGCGGCTCTCGGACATTGACGACCAGGACGGTCTACGGTTCCACAACCCCATCATCCAGTTTTACAGCCGTGACGCGTCCATGAGCAGCAGGGACCCCGTAGTGGTGGTCCGGGACGCCGTGGCCAAGGCGCTCGTGCACTACTACCCGTTTGCCGGCCGTCTAAGGGAGCTCGAGGGTCGCAAGCTTGCTGTTGACTACACCGGTGAGGGTGTGCTGTTCATCGAGGCCAATGCTGACGTGCGTCTGGAGCACtttggtgacgccttgcagccgCCCTTCCCAGGCCTTGAGGAGCTCATCTTCGATGTCCCTGGCTCATCGGAAGGCCTCGGCACCCCACTTCTACTCTTTCAG GTGACACGGCTAGCGTGCGGAGGCTTCATCCTAGAGGTGCGGATGATGCATACGATGGCGGACGCGCCGGGGATGGTGCAGTTCCCCGCTGCC